A window from Streptomyces sp. NBC_00271 encodes these proteins:
- the nuoK gene encoding NADH-quinone oxidoreductase subunit NuoK, translated as MNPVNYLYLAALLFTIGATGVLIRRNAIVVFMCVELMLNACNLAFVVFSRLHGNLDGQIIAFFTMVVAAAEVVVGLAIIVSLFRSRHSASVDDASLMKL; from the coding sequence GTGAACCCGGTCAACTACCTCTATCTCGCCGCCCTGTTGTTCACGATCGGCGCCACCGGCGTGCTGATCAGACGCAACGCGATCGTGGTGTTCATGTGCGTCGAGCTCATGCTCAACGCCTGCAACCTCGCGTTCGTCGTCTTCTCCCGCCTGCACGGCAATCTCGACGGCCAGATCATCGCCTTCTTCACGATGGTCGTCGCCGCCGCGGAGGTCGTCGTCGGGCTCGCGATCATCGTGTCGCTCTTCCGTTCCCGCCACTCGGCCTCGGTCGACGACGCCAGCCTGATGAAGCTGTAA
- a CDS encoding NADH-quinone oxidoreductase subunit J → MSAQLAAYSTSTGEAFQFWVLGTVAVIGALCTVFMKKTVHSALCLAGTMIVLAVFYLANGAYFLGVVQIVVYTGAIMMLFLFVVMLVGVTAADSLKETIKGQRWLALVCGLGFGVLLIAGIGNASLKDFNGLSKANANGNVEGLAALIFTKYVFAFEITGALLITAAVGAMVLTHRERTERAKTQRELSEQRVREGKHLPPLPAPGVYARHNAVDIAGLLPDGTPSELTVSKTLRDRGQIRDVSTEALSDLKALEQRAEERLERTKTEEASK, encoded by the coding sequence ATGAGCGCGCAGCTCGCCGCCTACTCCACCTCCACCGGAGAGGCCTTCCAGTTCTGGGTCCTCGGCACGGTCGCCGTGATCGGCGCCCTGTGCACCGTCTTCATGAAGAAGACCGTGCACAGCGCGCTCTGTCTCGCCGGCACCATGATCGTCCTGGCGGTGTTCTACCTCGCCAACGGCGCCTACTTCCTGGGCGTCGTGCAGATCGTCGTCTACACCGGCGCGATCATGATGCTGTTCCTCTTCGTGGTCATGCTCGTCGGTGTCACCGCGGCGGACTCCCTGAAAGAGACCATCAAGGGTCAGCGCTGGCTGGCCCTGGTGTGCGGACTCGGCTTCGGCGTCCTGCTGATCGCGGGCATCGGCAACGCGTCCCTGAAGGACTTCAACGGCCTGAGCAAGGCCAACGCCAACGGGAACGTGGAGGGCCTCGCCGCCCTCATCTTCACGAAGTACGTGTTCGCCTTCGAAATCACCGGCGCCCTGCTCATCACGGCGGCCGTCGGCGCCATGGTGCTCACGCACCGCGAGCGCACCGAGCGCGCAAAGACCCAGCGCGAGCTGTCCGAGCAGCGCGTACGGGAAGGCAAGCACCTACCGCCGCTGCCGGCCCCCGGTGTCTACGCCCGGCACAACGCGGTGGACATCGCCGGCCTCCTCCCGGACGGCACCCCGTCCGAGCTGACCGTCAGCAAGACGCTGCGGGACCGCGGCCAGATCCGTGACGTGTCCACCGAGGCGCTGAGCGATCTGAAGGCGCTGGAGCAGCGGGCCGAAGAACGCCTGGAGCGCACGAAGACGGAGGAGGCGTCCAAGTGA
- a CDS encoding NADH-quinone oxidoreductase subunit G, with protein MTVTTSAPSGGGEAAVPPEDLVSLTIDGAEISVPKGTLVIRAAEQLGIEIPRFCDHPLLDPAGACRQCIVEVEGQRKPMASCTITCTDGMVVKTHLTSPAAEKAQHGVMELLLINHPLDCPVCDKGGECPLQNQAMSHGNAESRFEGKKRTYEKPVPISTQVLLDRERCVLCARCTRFSNQIAGDPMIELIERGALQQVGTGEGDPFESYFSGNTIQICPVGALTSAAYRFRSRPFDLVSSHSVCEHCAGGCATRTDHRRGKVMRRLASPDPEVNEEWLCDKGRFGFRYAQQRDRLETPLVRGESGELEPASWPEALEAAARGLLAARGRTGVLTGGRLTVEDAYAYSKFARVALDTNDIDFRARVHSAEEADFLASRVAGHGRDLDGTGLTYTSLEKAPAVLLVGFESEEEAPGVFLRLRKAWRGHGQKTFSLATYATRGLEKAGGTLLPAAPGTETEWLDALASGVGVEGDGARAAEALRAEGAVIVVGERLAGVAGGLTAAVRAASATGATLVWIPRRAGERGAIEAGALPSLLPGGRPATDPRAREEVATAWGVSDLPHRYGRDTGQIVEAAVGGELRALVVAGVEVADLPDPARARAALSEVGFLVSLELRPGEVTEHADVVLPVAAVAEKAGTFLNWEGRVRFFEAALKPDQMTRRLAPTDARVLQMLADAMDVHLGLPDLRTTRGELDRLGPWGGLRATGPVEIAASLPRPAAGEAVLAGHRLLLDQGRLQEGDDALAGTRHAARARVSAATAAEAGVKEGDLLAVTSSAGTVELPLQITEMPDRVVWLPLNSTGGGVASDTGALPGALVRIGPATLATEAPKEVEA; from the coding sequence ATGACGGTGACCACCAGCGCTCCCTCGGGAGGGGGAGAGGCGGCGGTTCCGCCGGAGGATCTCGTCTCGCTGACGATCGACGGAGCCGAGATCAGCGTGCCCAAGGGCACCCTGGTCATCCGGGCCGCCGAACAGCTCGGCATCGAAATCCCCCGCTTCTGCGACCATCCGCTGCTCGACCCGGCCGGCGCCTGCCGCCAGTGCATCGTCGAGGTCGAGGGCCAGCGCAAGCCCATGGCGTCCTGCACGATCACGTGTACGGACGGAATGGTGGTGAAGACTCACCTCACCTCGCCCGCCGCCGAAAAGGCCCAGCACGGTGTGATGGAGCTGCTGCTCATCAACCACCCGCTGGACTGCCCGGTCTGCGACAAGGGCGGCGAGTGCCCGCTGCAGAACCAGGCGATGTCGCACGGCAACGCCGAATCCCGCTTCGAGGGCAAGAAGCGGACCTACGAGAAGCCGGTCCCGATCTCCACGCAAGTACTGCTCGACCGCGAGCGGTGCGTGCTGTGCGCCCGCTGCACCCGCTTCTCCAACCAGATCGCCGGCGACCCGATGATCGAGCTGATCGAGCGGGGCGCGCTCCAGCAGGTCGGCACCGGCGAGGGCGACCCGTTCGAGTCGTACTTCTCCGGGAACACCATCCAGATCTGCCCGGTGGGCGCGCTGACCTCGGCGGCGTATCGCTTCCGCTCGCGTCCGTTCGACCTCGTCTCCTCGCACTCGGTGTGCGAACACTGCGCGGGCGGCTGCGCGACCCGCACCGACCACCGGCGCGGCAAGGTCATGCGGCGCCTGGCCTCCCCCGACCCCGAGGTCAACGAGGAGTGGCTCTGCGACAAGGGGCGGTTCGGATTCCGGTACGCGCAGCAGCGGGACCGGCTCGAGACACCCCTCGTAAGGGGTGAGTCGGGCGAACTGGAGCCCGCTTCCTGGCCCGAGGCCCTGGAGGCGGCGGCCCGGGGACTGTTGGCGGCCCGCGGCCGGACCGGCGTCCTGACCGGCGGTCGTCTCACCGTCGAGGACGCCTACGCCTACAGCAAGTTCGCGCGCGTCGCCCTCGACACGAACGACATCGACTTCCGCGCGCGCGTGCACAGCGCCGAGGAGGCCGACTTCCTGGCCTCCCGGGTCGCCGGACACGGACGGGACCTCGACGGTACGGGCCTCACCTACACCTCTTTGGAGAAGGCGCCCGCCGTCCTGCTCGTCGGCTTCGAGTCCGAGGAGGAGGCGCCCGGAGTCTTCCTGCGGCTGCGCAAGGCCTGGCGCGGACACGGACAGAAGACCTTCTCGCTCGCCACGTACGCGACACGCGGCCTGGAGAAGGCGGGCGGCACGCTGCTGCCCGCCGCGCCCGGTACCGAGACCGAGTGGCTGGACGCCCTCGCGAGCGGTGTCGGTGTGGAGGGCGACGGTGCCAGGGCCGCCGAGGCGCTGCGCGCCGAGGGCGCGGTGATCGTCGTCGGCGAGCGGCTCGCGGGCGTGGCGGGCGGTCTCACCGCCGCCGTACGGGCCGCGTCCGCGACCGGCGCCACGCTGGTGTGGATCCCGCGCCGGGCCGGGGAGCGCGGCGCGATCGAGGCGGGCGCGCTGCCGTCGCTGCTGCCGGGCGGGCGTCCGGCCACCGACCCGCGCGCGCGGGAGGAGGTCGCGACCGCCTGGGGTGTCTCCGATCTCCCGCACCGCTACGGGCGTGACACCGGCCAGATCGTCGAGGCCGCCGTCGGCGGGGAGCTGCGGGCCCTGGTGGTGGCGGGCGTGGAGGTCGCCGACCTTCCCGACCCGGCACGCGCGCGTGCGGCCCTTTCCGAAGTCGGCTTCCTGGTGTCGCTCGAACTGCGGCCCGGTGAGGTCACCGAGCACGCGGATGTCGTCCTCCCAGTGGCCGCGGTCGCCGAGAAGGCGGGCACCTTCCTGAACTGGGAGGGCAGGGTGCGCTTCTTCGAGGCCGCGCTCAAGCCCGACCAGATGACCCGCCGCCTGGCACCCACCGACGCGCGCGTCCTGCAGATGCTCGCCGACGCCATGGACGTACACCTGGGTCTGCCGGACCTGCGCACCACGCGCGGGGAGCTGGACCGGCTCGGTCCCTGGGGCGGCCTGCGGGCCACCGGGCCCGTGGAGATCGCGGCATCGTTGCCGCGTCCCGCCGCGGGGGAGGCCGTGCTCGCGGGGCACCGGCTGTTGCTCGACCAGGGCCGCCTCCAGGAGGGCGACGACGCGCTCGCCGGGACCCGGCATGCCGCACGCGCGCGTGTGTCGGCCGCCACGGCCGCCGAGGCGGGCGTCAAGGAAGGCGATCTCCTCGCGGTCACCAGTAGCGCCGGAACCGTCGAACTCCCGCTGCAGATCACCGAGATGCCCGACCGAGTGGTCTGGCTCCCGCTGAACTCCACCGGAGGGGGCGTCGCCTCCGACACGGGGGCGCTGCCCGGCGCACTCGTCCGCATCGGCCCGGCGACGCTCGCCACCGAGGCCCCCAAGGAGGTGGAGGCATGA
- the nuoH gene encoding NADH-quinone oxidoreductase subunit NuoH: MNSLYLATEDLSMFGRDPWWLVVVKAVFCFAFLMITVLFSIVWERKVVAWMQLRIGPNRHGPWGMLQSLADGVKLMLKEDVIVKRADKVVYVLAPIVAAIPAFMAIAVIPFGPAGNEISIFGHRTTMQLTDLPIAMLYILAVASVGIYGIVLAGWSSGSTYPLLGGLRSCAQMISYEIAMGAAFASVFLYSGSMSTSTIVEQQHDRWYIILLPVSFVIYIITMVGETNRAPFDMPESEGDLVGGFNTEYSSIKFALFMLAEYVNMVTVSAVSTTLFLGGWRAPWPISTFWEGANHGWWPMLWFVVKVQLLLFFFIWLRGTLPRVRYDQLMKLGWKVLIPVSVVWLMLVATVRTLRNENYDFADIALYVGGGVLVLLLLSFAADIFRDKQGAQEAPAEPAAFDPMAGGFPVPPLPGQELPPVPRRRPRRERELIVSGGSDTASDGSNGGTRDGKEGSDG, encoded by the coding sequence ATGAACAGTCTGTACCTCGCCACTGAAGACCTCTCCATGTTCGGCCGCGACCCCTGGTGGCTGGTGGTCGTCAAGGCGGTCTTCTGTTTCGCCTTCCTGATGATCACCGTGCTGTTCTCGATCGTGTGGGAGCGCAAGGTCGTCGCCTGGATGCAGCTGCGCATCGGACCCAACCGGCACGGCCCCTGGGGCATGCTCCAGTCGCTCGCCGACGGCGTGAAGCTGATGCTCAAGGAAGACGTCATCGTCAAACGCGCGGACAAGGTGGTCTACGTCCTCGCGCCGATCGTCGCGGCCATCCCGGCCTTCATGGCGATCGCGGTGATCCCCTTCGGGCCCGCCGGCAACGAGATCTCGATCTTCGGCCACCGCACCACGATGCAGCTCACGGACCTGCCGATCGCGATGCTCTACATCCTCGCGGTCGCCTCGGTGGGCATCTACGGGATCGTGCTCGCGGGCTGGAGTTCTGGATCCACCTACCCGCTGCTGGGCGGTCTGCGGTCCTGCGCGCAGATGATCTCGTACGAGATCGCCATGGGCGCCGCTTTCGCCTCGGTGTTCCTCTACTCCGGGTCGATGTCGACCTCGACGATCGTGGAACAGCAGCACGACCGCTGGTACATCATCCTGCTGCCGGTCTCGTTCGTGATCTACATCATCACGATGGTCGGCGAGACCAACCGCGCCCCCTTCGACATGCCGGAGTCCGAGGGCGACCTCGTCGGCGGTTTCAACACCGAGTACTCGTCGATCAAGTTCGCGCTGTTCATGCTCGCCGAGTACGTGAACATGGTGACGGTCTCGGCCGTGTCGACCACGCTCTTCCTGGGCGGCTGGCGGGCCCCGTGGCCCATCAGCACCTTCTGGGAGGGTGCCAACCACGGCTGGTGGCCGATGCTCTGGTTCGTGGTGAAGGTGCAGCTGCTGCTGTTCTTCTTCATCTGGCTGCGCGGCACGCTGCCGCGTGTCCGCTACGACCAGCTGATGAAGCTCGGCTGGAAGGTCCTCATCCCGGTCTCCGTGGTCTGGCTGATGCTCGTCGCGACCGTACGGACCCTCAGGAACGAGAACTACGACTTCGCCGACATCGCCCTGTACGTCGGCGGCGGTGTCCTCGTCCTGCTGCTGCTCTCGTTCGCCGCGGACATCTTCCGCGACAAGCAGGGCGCCCAGGAAGCGCCCGCCGAGCCCGCCGCCTTCGACCCGATGGCCGGTGGATTCCCGGTGCCGCCACTGCCGGGACAGGAGCTGCCACCCGTGCCACGGCGCCGCCCGCGCCGCGAGCGCGAGTTGATTGTCAGTGGTGGGTCCGATACTGCGAGTGACGGATCGAATGGCGGAACTCGTGACGGAAAGGAGGGGTCCGATGGCTGA
- the nuoI gene encoding NADH-quinone oxidoreductase subunit NuoI, translating into MAEEPKETKPGFQNPVAGFGVTFKAMFKKRLTEQYPEQQKTTAPRFHGRHQLNRHPDGLEKCIGCELCAWACPADAIYVEGADNTEEERYSPGERYGRVYQINYARCILCGLCIEACPTRALTMTNEFELADSSRANLIYTKEQLLAGLDEGMVDTPHSIFPGTDEQDYYQGLVTEAAPGTQRQVAVSKGEKPTEEGVGA; encoded by the coding sequence ATGGCTGAGGAGCCGAAGGAGACCAAGCCTGGTTTCCAGAACCCCGTCGCAGGCTTCGGCGTGACCTTCAAGGCCATGTTCAAGAAGCGCCTGACGGAGCAGTACCCGGAGCAGCAGAAGACCACCGCCCCGCGGTTCCACGGCCGGCACCAGCTCAACCGTCACCCGGACGGTCTGGAGAAGTGCATCGGCTGCGAGCTGTGTGCCTGGGCCTGCCCCGCGGACGCCATCTATGTGGAGGGCGCGGACAACACCGAAGAGGAGCGCTACTCGCCGGGCGAGCGGTACGGCCGCGTCTACCAGATCAACTACGCCCGCTGCATCCTGTGCGGCCTGTGCATCGAGGCGTGCCCCACCCGCGCGCTCACGATGACGAACGAGTTCGAGCTCGCCGACTCCAGCCGCGCCAACCTCATCTACACCAAGGAGCAGCTGCTCGCCGGGCTCGACGAGGGCATGGTCGACACACCACACTCGATCTTCCCCGGCACGGACGAGCAGGACTACTACCAGGGTCTGGTGACCGAGGCGGCGCCGGGCACGCAGCGCCAAGTCGCCGTGTCCAAGGGCGAGAAGCCCACGGAAGAGGGGGTGGGGGCATGA